One genomic region from Nymphaea colorata isolate Beijing-Zhang1983 chromosome 12, ASM883128v2, whole genome shotgun sequence encodes:
- the LOC116266115 gene encoding transcription factor GTE6-like, protein MDKSIQLDASAANATEEKFLVMEKANDERQITSEDEKVKQQVEQMAVKVDELEQRINKVAQFYSSISKKKSNNTKGNSVKDRERDKVTANLKRQEAAQREIASEKRMQELIRQFGTILRQIMQHKWAWPFMEPVDVEGLGLHDYYKVIEKPMDFSTIKNLMEAKDSSGYKNVRDIYADVRLVFNNAMKYNVETDDVHVMAKTLLGKFEEKWLQLLPKVIEEERRRKKEEEEAKMNLQAAEEATVAKLAADLNNELDELNLHLDDLRERVVLNCRVMSTEEKRQLGANFIRLSPEDLTKALEIIAQKNPSFLSTAEEVDLDIDAQSPSTLWRLKFFVKEALDVQARGSVNKDNANPKRKREVNDAVNKNAKKRSKKITS, encoded by the exons ATGGACAAATCAATTCAGCTTGATGCTTCTGCCGCTAATGCTACGGAAGAAAAATTCTTagtgatggaaaaagcaaatgATGAACGACAGATCACTAGTGAAGACGAGAAGGTTAAGCAGCAGGTGGAACAAATGGCTGTGAAGGTTGATGAG CTAGAACAGAGAATAAATAAAGTGGCTCAGTTCTATTCATCTATCAgcaaaaagaaatcaaataacACCAAAGGCAACTCTGTAAAGGACAGAGAGAGGGATAAAGTGACTGCAAACCTGAAAAGACAAGAAGCAGCTCAACGAGAGATTGCATCTGAGAAGCGAATGCAAGAACTCATTCGACAGTTTGGTACAATATTGCGCCAG ATTATGCAACACAAGTGGGCCTGGCCTTTCATGGAGCCCGTGGATGTTGAGGGCCTTGGCCTACATGATTACTATAAG GTAATTGAAAAACCAATGGATTTCAGTACAATTAAAAATCTCATGGAAGCAAAGGACAGTTCTGGCTATAAGAATGTCCGTGATATATATGCTGATGTGAGATTGGTTTTCAACAACGCGATGAAGTATAATGTAGAGACAGATGATGTGCATGTAATGGCAAAGACCTTACTAGGAAAATTTGAGGAGAAGTGGCTGCAGTTATTGCCCAAGGTTATTGAAGAG gaaagaagaagaaagaaagaggaagaagaggccaAGATGAACTTGCAGGCTGCTGAGGAAGCAACTGTTGCAAAGTTGGCGGCAGATCTAAACAATGAG CTGGATGAGCTCAATTTGCATCTGGATGATCTTAGGGAAAGGGTGGTGCTTAACTGCAG AGTGATGTCGACAGAAGAGAAGAGACAACTCGGTGCAAACTTCATCCGGTTATCTCCTGAAGATCTTACGAAGGCGCTAGAAATTATTGCTCAGAAAAATCCAAGCTTCCTGTCTACAGCTGAAGAAGTGGACCTGGATATAGATGCTCAG AGTCCATCCACATTGTGGCGGCTGAAATTTTTTGTGAAAGAAGCATTGGATGTTCAAGCAAGAGGCTCTGTGAACAAGGACAATGCGAACCCCAAGCGCAAAAGAGAGGTGAATGATGCCGTCAACAAGAATGCAAAAAAACGAAGCAAGAAGATAACATCATAA
- the LOC116265341 gene encoding mediator of RNA polymerase II transcription subunit 31 isoform X2 produces MDSNKDGGANPAEPSPKNPYKDPDDGRQRFLLELEFVQCLANPTYIHYLAQNRYLDDEAFIGYLKYLQYWQRPEYVKFIMYPHCLFFLELLQNANFRTAMAHPGNKELAHRQQFYLWKNYRNNRLKHILPRSLPEPAAPPPAPALPPAPAPVPASAVVPSALSPMQMTAASGPTLMKVDMRNAGADRRKRKKDG; encoded by the exons ATGGATTCCAATAAAGATGGTGGTGCCAATCCCGCGGAACCCTC GCCGAAGAACCCATATAAGGATCCTGATGATGGGCGTCAACGTTTCCTTCTCGAGCTTGAATTTGTTCAATGCCTGGCTAATCCAACCTACATCCACT ATTTAGCTCAGAACCGCTACCTTGATGATGAAGCTTTTATTGGTTACCTCAAGTACCTCCAGTACTGGCAGCGGCCTGAGTATGTTAAATTTATTAT GTATCCTCATTGTTTGTTTTTCCTCGAGCTTCTGCAGAATGCAAACTTCCGTACTGCAATGGCCCATCCAGGCAACAAA GAATTGGCTCATCGGCAGCAGTTTTATTTATGGAAGAACTACAGAAACAATCGGTTGAAACACATATTACCTCGGTCTCTTCCCGAACCTGCTGCCCCACCGCCTGCACCAGCCCTACCTCCAGCACCTGCTCCGGTGCCTGCTTCTGCTGTAGTACCATCTGCACTTTCACCCATGCAGATGACTGCTGCTTCTGGACCAACTCTGATGAAGGTAGACATGAGAAACGCTGGAGCagacagaagaaaaagaaa GAAAGATGGTTGA
- the LOC116265341 gene encoding mediator of RNA polymerase II transcription subunit 31 isoform X1: MDSNKDGGANPAEPSPKNPYKDPDDGRQRFLLELEFVQCLANPTYIHYLAQNRYLDDEAFIGYLKYLQYWQRPEYVKFIMYPHCLFFLELLQNANFRTAMAHPGNKELAHRQQFYLWKNYRNNRLKHILPRSLPEPAAPPPAPALPPAPAPVPASAVVPSALSPMQMTAASGPTLMKVDMRNAGADRRKRKFASPD, translated from the exons ATGGATTCCAATAAAGATGGTGGTGCCAATCCCGCGGAACCCTC GCCGAAGAACCCATATAAGGATCCTGATGATGGGCGTCAACGTTTCCTTCTCGAGCTTGAATTTGTTCAATGCCTGGCTAATCCAACCTACATCCACT ATTTAGCTCAGAACCGCTACCTTGATGATGAAGCTTTTATTGGTTACCTCAAGTACCTCCAGTACTGGCAGCGGCCTGAGTATGTTAAATTTATTAT GTATCCTCATTGTTTGTTTTTCCTCGAGCTTCTGCAGAATGCAAACTTCCGTACTGCAATGGCCCATCCAGGCAACAAA GAATTGGCTCATCGGCAGCAGTTTTATTTATGGAAGAACTACAGAAACAATCGGTTGAAACACATATTACCTCGGTCTCTTCCCGAACCTGCTGCCCCACCGCCTGCACCAGCCCTACCTCCAGCACCTGCTCCGGTGCCTGCTTCTGCTGTAGTACCATCTGCACTTTCACCCATGCAGATGACTGCTGCTTCTGGACCAACTCTGATGAAGGTAGACATGAGAAACGCTGGAGCagacagaagaaaaagaaa GTTTGCTTCACCTGACTGA
- the LOC116266219 gene encoding uncharacterized protein LOC116266219 encodes MKSPVCSCLSKMLQRLAKSEEQGKKGACYREPSVLVTLYVVKPWGSHNADACRPTGRRRRHRHRQGIRVQTAGTAAGGGGGDGGGGYNRRQELLRYCRHLRTSAASQPLSPPPPHQSQRSPPRLHLPNEPQRHDQGKRRLRKMLTSLKKMNIVH; translated from the exons ATGAAATCGCCAGTCTGTAGTTGCCTGTCCAAGATGCTTCAGAGGCTTGCAAAAAGCGAAGAACAAGGAAAGAAG GGTGCATGTTACAGGGAGCCGTCCGTGCTGGTGACTCTCTATGTAGTTAAGCCCTGGGGATCGCATAACGCAGACGCTTGCAGGCCGACTGGACGGAGACGGCGCCACCGGCATCGTCAAGGGATCAGGGTTCAAACTGCAGGCActgctgctggtggtggtggtggtgatggcgGTGGCGGATACAACAGAAGGCAAGAGCTCCTCCGCTACTGCCGGCATCTGAGGACGTCTGCTGCCAGCCAACCATTATCACCACCACCTCCGCATCAATCTCAGAGGTCTCCCCCACGATTGCACCTTCCTAATGAGCCGCAGCGGCATGATCAG GGGAAGAGGCGCCTTAGAAAGATGCTCACCTCTCTAAAGAAGATGAATATTGTTCATTGA